Proteins encoded within one genomic window of Capsicum annuum cultivar UCD-10X-F1 unplaced genomic scaffold, UCD10Xv1.1 ctg57904, whole genome shotgun sequence:
- the LOC124893346 gene encoding hexose carrier protein HEX6-like, with protein sequence MKEDREISNYCKLDSHLLTSFTSSLYVAGLFSSFLASSVTRAFGRKASILLGGANFLAGSALGGVASNIYMLILGRVLLGVAVGFANQAVPLYLSEMAPSKYRGGFNNSFQLSIGIGVLIANLVNYGTQKVKGGWG encoded by the exons ATGAAAGAAGACAGAGAAATTAGCAACTACTGCAAATTGGACAGCCATTTGTTGACATCATTCACATCGTCCCTATATGTAGCAGGTCTTTTTTCTAGTTTTCTTGCCTCATCAGTCACCCGAGCGTTTGGTCGTAAAGCTTCAATCCTTCTTGGGGGGGCTAATTTCCTGGCTGGTTCAGCACTTGGTGGAGTTGCTTCTAATATCTATATGCTTATACTTGGTAGAGTTTTATTAGGTGTTGCTGTTGGTTTTGCAAATCAG GCTGTACCATTGTATCTGTCAGAAATGGCACCATCCAAGTACAGAGGAGGATTCAACAATAGCTTTCAACTAAGTATAGGTATTGGAGTTCTAATAGCAAACCTTGTAAATTATGGCACTCAGAAGGTCAAAGGTGGCTGGGGATGA